The sequence AGAAAGAATCAAAAAGGCTCCTTGGTATGCAATAACATTTGCCCTTGTGTTTGTAGGGATTTTAAACGTTGTTCTTTATTTGAATGGGGATTTTTTGCTGTCTTTGTTTGTTAAAGATTCAACGGTTTTTGCCATTTGTAAAGATGTTTTGTTTTTTTATTTTATAAGTTATCCGTTTGTTATAGCTTCAACTATAGCATCTCGTTCTTCCATGGCATTGCACGATACAAAAAGGCCGAGTATGGTAAATTTATTCAATTTATGGTTTTTCCTTATTCCGCTTGCTTATGTTTTGTCTAGATTTTATTCTGTACATGGGATATGGATGGCTATTGCTATATCAAATTTCACAGCTTTTGTTGCAAATACAATTTTGCTAAAGTTAAATATAAAAAGGGCAATCTATGAGATTTCTAAGAGCTAAATATTTATTTGACGGGCTTAACCTTAAAGAAAATTTTGCAGTTGTTGTGAATGGTAGTAGTGTGGTGGATGTGGGTGCATATGATGAACTTAGAAAGTCTTACATTGAGCTTGAGGTTAATGACTTAGGTGAGGGTGTTTTGTTTTGCGGATTTGTTAATGCCCATACCCATCTTGAACTTTCTTACCTAAAAGGCAAAACAGAAGCTTTTGGCGGTTTTGTTAAATGGCTTGCTTCTGTGATGTCGAATAAATCCAGATATGAAGAGTATGTAGTTTTAGAAAATATGGATAAATCGATTGATGAACTAATAGAAAATGGTGTAGCCATTGTGGGGGATATATCGAATACTCTTATTAGCATTGATAGACTTAGCAAAAAGCTGCCACTCTCTGTTGTGTTTTACGAGAACTATTCATTGAATTTAGAAAGAGCCTTTTCTGCAATAGATAAATTAGAAAAAGAAGGCGAGATGCTTAGCAGAATGCCTATAAGAATTCAACTAACACCCCATGCTGTCTATTCATCTCATCCCATTTTAATGAGATATCTTTGTTCCAAAACCGATTTTATGAGTTTGCATTTTTTAGAGAGCAAATATGAAAAGGAGTTTATTTCAGGCAAAGGTGAATTGTATATATTTCTCAAAGAGTTGGGCCTTTTAGATTACAGTTTTGAATATAAAAACATTTGGGATTATCTTAAAAAGCTTGGGTGTTTGAAACCTAAAGGCTTGTTTGTTCATTGCACAGAGGCAGAATATGAAGACTTGGAGATGATAAGAAGCATAGATGGTAGTGTTGTTCTATGTCCAAGGAGCAACTGGTATATTTCAAGAAAACTACCTGATGTATATAAAATAGAAAAAAGCGGACTAAATATAGCTATAGGCACCGATAGTTTGGCAAGTAATTGGGATTTAAATATTTTAAACGAGATGGCTTTTTTGAAAGATCATTTTCCCGATATAAAAAGTGAAAGCATATTTAGATGGGCTACAAGCGGTGGTGCTAAAGCTTTAAGGGTTAAATTAGGTTTTTTTAAAGGGTTTTATGCTAAACCTTATTTTATTGCTGCCAACTCATCCAATCCTCTTGATGAGATATTGCAAAAGAGGGGCTATTTGCCCCTTCCTTATTAACGTTTGAGATTGAGTAATTCCTGTATCATTTGATCTGATGTTGTAATGCTACGTGAATTAGCCTGAAATGCCCTTTCGTAGATTATCATGTTGGTAAACTCCTCGGCCAAATCAACATTGCTCATCTCTAAGTGACTTGGTGCGAATGTTCCCCTACCGCCCGTACCTGCTGTTCCGATTAATGGAGCGCCAGAGTTTGCCGTCTCTGAATACATGGAGCCCCCTTCTTTCATAAGTCCTTCATTGTTTGCGAATTTTGCCATGGCTATTTGTGCAAGTGGATAGCTTTTGCCGTTTGAAAATATACCCACTACCACGCCGTCTTGGTTTATCATTATTCTTTGTAAACTACCGCCGGGATAACCATCCTGTGTTTGTGCTGTTGTTTGACTTGGTAGAGAGAATTGGGTTAAACCATCAAATGAATCTATATCCCCGAAATCTAAGTTTATAACCTGAGATGCCGTTCCGTTTCTCCAATCCACAGTTATGGCCAACGGGCTTGATAGATATACGAGCTTACCTGTTTGGTCGAATTGTATCTCTCCGTTATCATTTGACACCTCACCTGGCTCGGGAACTGAGGCTTGCCATGACCATGTTGTGTAATTTGTTATAGGATCGAATGACTTTTTCCTGAATGTAAATGTAACCGTATGCTTGTTTCCCAATGAATCGTATACATCTATGGATGTTACATGAACTGCAGCCTCAAATGGCTGTGATGTAACCTCAGAGCCATTTCCAACCAACCCAGACAAAGTTCCCATTATTGTAGCAAATTTTAGATTATTTGAGTAAACGGCTCCGATTACATGGTCATCTGTACTGTTATTTTTTATGACTATCTCTCCCGATGTTGGATCTATAGTAACCCAATCGCTGGAGGTAGATGAAGTTGCCCAGGCCTCACCGTTTCCTCCATTAACAATATCGTTGTTTATTTCTGCCCTTAGATCTTCTATAGTATGAAAATCATTGTTTGCAGTTCCTGTATCGGATTGAACATATCGATATGCATCATAATTTGCACCACCATCAAAGCTCATTGCAAGAACATCCCCTTTTGCTGAGAGAAAAGGCAGTGTTGTTCGTGTTTTTCCAGCCTCTATTGTGGCGCTTCTGCCCTCGCCACCCTCTAAATTTATAAGCCCATGCTTTAGATAGCTATTTAGGTCGTTTGTTGTGGCAATATTTGCAACGGTTATATCAGATGATGCTAAGTTTTTCATTTGAATTTCACCATCTGGGGTTATTGTAAAACTTGCTACCCTTGTTCCAATTGCTGCACTTACAGCATTACCCAAAGCCGAAGCAAGACTTCCCAAGGTATTGAAGTCCGATGGATAGCTAACAGTGGCAGTTGCTGTTGTGCCTCCATATGTTATATCTAAAGATATTGTTGCACCACTTGATAGCTGAATTTGATTGCCATTAATGTCATATAAACTACTAAAGGAGGTGCTGTTGTTTGCAAATGTTGCTATTGTTTTTCCAAGATTTATAGCCTCACCATTTACATCGAAGAGAACGGACATATCGTCTGGTTCAACAGTATTGTTATTTTCATCAACGGTTCCATGTGCTGGTGCCATTTCCTCTATTGTATCACCTCCATTTAGATTAGCTTTTATGGAGATATTTTTCGTTATTCCAGCAGGAACGGTTTTATCTTGGGGCACCACTATATTTTCTATGCTTGCAGCTGTGTTTATTTTGTGGGTTTCTTCGTTTGCAAGCCATCCCTGCACTATAAAGCCTTCGGGGTTGACTAAGTTTCCATCGGCATCAAATGAAAAATCGCCGGCTCTTGTATACCTATAGGTTTTTCCTCCATCATCGCTTACAACGAAGAATCCATCTCCCTGTATTGCAAGATCTGTAATTTTACTTGTAGCCTGAAGGCTTCCCTGGGAGAATATATTATCCACAACAGCCACAGTAGTGCCCAGACCTATCTGCGCTGCATTCTTTCCTCCTATGTTGCCTTCAGGTCCCGTTGCTGCACTCATAGTCTGGCTTAATACATCTACAAAATTTATTCTTCCTTTTTTAAAGCCTATTGTGTTAACATTTGCAACGTTGTTTCCTACAACGTCCATTCCTTGCTGTTCTGATTTTAATCCAGAAACGCCACTCCATAGCGATCTTAACATGGTTTTTTACCTCCTATTATCTTTTTAGTTGAATAGCAGTTTGAAGCAATTGATCGGCTGTTGTTACCCCTTTTGAGTTGGCTTCAAATCCCCTTTGATACTCTATTAGATTTACAAAAGCCTCTCCTAAATCTACATTGCTTGCCTCTAAATGATTGGAGAGTATCATACCTCTACCTCCCTCGTTTGCCACACCTATGAAGCCATATGAGGATAAAACATCCTCAGAATCTGCATTTGGTGTAGTTTTGAACATTGTTTTTCCTTCTCTCTTTAAACCTTGAGGGTTCATAAACTTAGATATTGCCAACTTGGCTATTGAGTATGAGTTTCCATTTGAATATGTTCCCATTATGTTTCCATCTCTATCTACAAAAACCTTTTGTAGGATTCCGGAATGTGAGCCATCCTGATCCTGAAAACTTGTATCTGAGTCCATGGCAAACTGTGTTAAACCTGTAAATTGATTGCCTTCATAGCCCCCACTGTCTGTATTCCAGAGGTTTATAAGCAGTTGTGTGGGTGGAGCACCGCTATTTAATGTTACATTTACGGTTGGTGATTGTGTGTTTACATCAAGCCCTCCATTTTTGTCGAAACTTACAACTCCTGTGTTATTGGCCACAGTGCCGTCGTTGTTGGGTAGACTAACTTCATATGCCCATTGATTTTGATTTATTCTGTAGAAGGTTACATCTATTTTGTGTTTGTCTCCTGTTGAATCGTAAAAGAATGAGTGGACGATGTGGGTGGCGGTTTCCATATTTTGGCTTGATATGGTTTCTCCTGGCTCTACTACTTGATTTAAATTTTCGAATACTGTGGTTAATTTCTGATTTTCTTGGGGTGTAGGGAACGTTGGGTCTTCAGTTGTTGGCCTTACTCTTATGCTTATATCATTGTTCCCTGTATTTTTTATTTTTACCTGTCCATCCTCAAAACTAACTTCTGCTGTTATACCGTCTGCCACTACATCAGATTGCATATTGCTCAAAAGGTCATCTATGGTTGTGAATCCCTCAGCTCCAGCACTTACATTTCCATCGTTGTCGTATTCATATGTATGCCATGTAGTTCCGCCGTCATAGCTTATTTGAAAATTATCCCCATCCTGTGCATTTAGTAGTTCGCCGTTGCTATTGAAAACCGAGTTAAAATTAACCCTTAAAGTTGGGTCGTTTGAAGTTTTTAGAGGTGAGTATTCGTCTACTTTGCTTGATGAATTTAAATTTGCCTTGAATCGAATGTAAGTTGAAGCAACGGCTGGAACATCTTCATAGCTTGATATATTTATAGGTTGAATAGTCCCCGTGGGTAGGCCTGTTGTGGGGTCTTCTGGAATATAATAGCCGGTGCCTTGCTGAGATTGTTCTGCTAACCATCCAACAACCATATATCCATTAGGGTTAACCAAATTTCCATCAGCGTCGAATGAAAAATCACCAGCACGTGTAAATAAATAAGAAGCGCTATCTTTACTTGATGGGTCAAGAAGAGTAAAGAAACCTTTTCCTTCTATGGCTAAATCTGTATCTTTGTTTCCTGTTATTAATGTGCCTTCGCTCATTATGGTGTCTGTTGATTGGAGTTTTACACCCAATCCTATTTGCATTGGATTTTCGCCCGGCATGCCTAATTTTTGTGTTTGGTATAGCAGTGAAGCAAATGTTGGCCTTGTTTTCTTATAACCTATTGTGTTTACGTTTGCTATATTGTTCGTTATGCTATCCACACCCAATTGTTGCTCAAACAAACCATTGCTTGATGTATAGAGTGCTCTTATCATCGGCTACCTCCCTCTGATATACTTTGAACCTCAGAGAGTGGGATGATTTTCCCTGTATCTGTTATGAGTATTGTTTTATCTGCATCGAATTTTACAGATACCACTTTTCCCACGCTTCTATCCAATGGCACAGGTACACCATCCCCGTAATCTGCATCTATCCTTACGCTGTATACGCCGTTTGCTACGCTGTTGCCTTTGTTGTCTTTTCCATTCCATGTGTATGAATGAGCCCCCGCTTTAACCTTTCCTAAATCTATATCTGCTATATCCTCACCCTTGCTGTTTGATATATGTATGGTTACCTTAGCATCTTTGCTTAAGGTAAAATTCACTCTATCTATATAATTTGAACTTACATTTATTTTATTTTCTCCTGTTGAGATGTATTTGCCTAGATAGCTTGCTGCATACTCTTTTGGATTACCCTTTAAATCTCCCATGAATTTATTCATCGACTTAGACATATTCATCAGCTGTTCAAGTTGGGAAAACATTGTATTTTCCTGAATGAATTGGTCATTATTCATAGGGTTTAGTGGGTCTTGATAACGTAGTTGCGCAACAAGTAATTTTAAAAAACCTTCTTTATCAATTGTTGCCTTAGGGTTTGCAACCTTATCCGAATTCATGCTTTCTGCAATATTAGCTTGATTTGCTATGCTTGCTATATCCATATCTTCACCTCATACACTTATATCTAAGCCTTTTTTTTGAACACCTATATTTATATTCCTTGCAAAATTTGGATCCTCTTGTTGAGTTTCAAATGGATAGTATTGAGAGAAACTAAATTCCTGTTGAGCATTGTGTTGGTTTTGCTGTCCAAATCCTCCAGAGCTATTTGAGAATTGATTGTTTAAGTTTTCATTAAATGAGTTGTGGACATCTATGTTGTTTATTTTTAATCCCTGTGATGTTAAATATTCCTTTAGATTGTCTATGTGCGTGGTTATTGTTTTGTATATATCTTTATTGTGAACGCTTATTGTAGCCGTTATGGATTTTGCCTTATCTAAAGCCACTTTTAATTCTATTTTTCCTAATTGAGGTGGATTTAGTGTTATGCTTAAACTCCTTGTAAATGGTGGTTTCATTTTTATTAGTTTATCTATGTGCTCTATAACTTTATCCATTGGATAAATTGTTTTTTGAGTTTGAAAATCCTGCAATTGCTGACTTTGGTGCTGTATATTAATGGTTGAAATTGTTGTATCATTTGTGGTTTTTTCCACTCTTGTTGGTTGCTCTATTTTTACATCTTTATACACATAAACTTTTTGGCTTTGTTTATTTTCTAATTCTGTTGTATTCGAGAACCCTTTTTTGATTTGATTAAATTGGCTTTTTTGTTGGATATCATTCCGGGCTTCTGTTAAGTTCTGTTTCTCTTTAATTTCTGTTTTCGGCAATTTTTTCTTAATCT comes from Hippea maritima DSM 10411 and encodes:
- the flgE gene encoding flagellar hook protein FlgE → MLRSLWSGVSGLKSEQQGMDVVGNNVANVNTIGFKKGRINFVDVLSQTMSAATGPEGNIGGKNAAQIGLGTTVAVVDNIFSQGSLQATSKITDLAIQGDGFFVVSDDGGKTYRYTRAGDFSFDADGNLVNPEGFIVQGWLANEETHKINTAASIENIVVPQDKTVPAGITKNISIKANLNGGDTIEEMAPAHGTVDENNNTVEPDDMSVLFDVNGEAINLGKTIATFANNSTSFSSLYDINGNQIQLSSGATISLDITYGGTTATATVSYPSDFNTLGSLASALGNAVSAAIGTRVASFTITPDGEIQMKNLASSDITVANIATTNDLNSYLKHGLINLEGGEGRSATIEAGKTRTTLPFLSAKGDVLAMSFDGGANYDAYRYVQSDTGTANNDFHTIEDLRAEINNDIVNGGNGEAWATSSTSSDWVTIDPTSGEIVIKNNSTDDHVIGAVYSNNLKFATIMGTLSGLVGNGSEVTSQPFEAAVHVTSIDVYDSLGNKHTVTFTFRKKSFDPITNYTTWSWQASVPEPGEVSNDNGEIQFDQTGKLVYLSSPLAITVDWRNGTASQVINLDFGDIDSFDGLTQFSLPSQTTAQTQDGYPGGSLQRIMINQDGVVVGIFSNGKSYPLAQIAMAKFANNEGLMKEGGSMYSETANSGAPLIGTAGTGGRGTFAPSHLEMSNVDLAEEFTNMIIYERAFQANSRSITTSDQMIQELLNLKR
- a CDS encoding flagellar hook protein FlgE; this translates as MIRALYTSSNGLFEQQLGVDSITNNIANVNTIGYKKTRPTFASLLYQTQKLGMPGENPMQIGLGVKLQSTDTIMSEGTLITGNKDTDLAIEGKGFFTLLDPSSKDSASYLFTRAGDFSFDADGNLVNPNGYMVVGWLAEQSQQGTGYYIPEDPTTGLPTGTIQPINISSYEDVPAVASTYIRFKANLNSSSKVDEYSPLKTSNDPTLRVNFNSVFNSNGELLNAQDGDNFQISYDGGTTWHTYEYDNDGNVSAGAEGFTTIDDLLSNMQSDVVADGITAEVSFEDGQVKIKNTGNNDISIRVRPTTEDPTFPTPQENQKLTTVFENLNQVVEPGETISSQNMETATHIVHSFFYDSTGDKHKIDVTFYRINQNQWAYEVSLPNNDGTVANNTGVVSFDKNGGLDVNTQSPTVNVTLNSGAPPTQLLINLWNTDSGGYEGNQFTGLTQFAMDSDTSFQDQDGSHSGILQKVFVDRDGNIMGTYSNGNSYSIAKLAISKFMNPQGLKREGKTMFKTTPNADSEDVLSSYGFIGVANEGGRGMILSNHLEASNVDLGEAFVNLIEYQRGFEANSKGVTTADQLLQTAIQLKR
- a CDS encoding amidohydrolase family protein — protein: MRFLRAKYLFDGLNLKENFAVVVNGSSVVDVGAYDELRKSYIELEVNDLGEGVLFCGFVNAHTHLELSYLKGKTEAFGGFVKWLASVMSNKSRYEEYVVLENMDKSIDELIENGVAIVGDISNTLISIDRLSKKLPLSVVFYENYSLNLERAFSAIDKLEKEGEMLSRMPIRIQLTPHAVYSSHPILMRYLCSKTDFMSLHFLESKYEKEFISGKGELYIFLKELGLLDYSFEYKNIWDYLKKLGCLKPKGLFVHCTEAEYEDLEMIRSIDGSVVLCPRSNWYISRKLPDVYKIEKSGLNIAIGTDSLASNWDLNILNEMAFLKDHFPDIKSESIFRWATSGGAKALRVKLGFFKGFYAKPYFIAANSSNPLDEILQKRGYLPLPY
- a CDS encoding flagellar hook assembly protein FlgD, with translation MDIASIANQANIAESMNSDKVANPKATIDKEGFLKLLVAQLRYQDPLNPMNNDQFIQENTMFSQLEQLMNMSKSMNKFMGDLKGNPKEYAASYLGKYISTGENKINVSSNYIDRVNFTLSKDAKVTIHISNSKGEDIADIDLGKVKAGAHSYTWNGKDNKGNSVANGVYSVRIDADYGDGVPVPLDRSVGKVVSVKFDADKTILITDTGKIIPLSEVQSISEGGSR